In Natronomonas halophila, one DNA window encodes the following:
- a CDS encoding acetylglutamate/acetylaminoadipate kinase yields MADTVVVKIGGARAVDPEGALADIGALKDEGTDVAVVHGGSTAVDDTLEQMGIDPEYVETPSGVVGRFTDEETMDVFKMAMAGLVNTDLVTGLQNQGIEAVGLSGVDGKLFYGPRKEAVRVVEDGKKKIRRGDHSGSIKQVNGDLLETLLDDGYTPVASPPMLGDNGEDADPRNVAVNTDADRASAAVAAELGGTLVSLTDVEGVYRDPDDSSTLIERVETPEEYAELKDAAEGFMGRKVMAATEALEGGASEVVVASANADQPIRSAVEGGGTHILPSALPKDD; encoded by the coding sequence ATGGCCGACACCGTCGTCGTCAAGATCGGCGGCGCCCGCGCGGTCGACCCCGAGGGCGCGCTCGCCGACATCGGCGCGCTCAAAGACGAGGGCACGGACGTCGCCGTCGTCCACGGCGGCTCTACTGCGGTCGACGACACGCTCGAACAGATGGGCATCGACCCCGAATACGTCGAAACCCCATCGGGCGTCGTCGGCCGCTTCACCGACGAGGAGACGATGGACGTCTTCAAGATGGCCATGGCCGGCCTCGTCAACACCGACCTCGTGACGGGCCTCCAGAATCAGGGCATCGAGGCAGTCGGCCTGTCGGGCGTCGACGGCAAACTGTTCTACGGCCCCCGCAAGGAGGCCGTTCGCGTCGTCGAGGACGGCAAGAAGAAGATTCGTCGCGGCGACCACTCGGGGTCCATCAAGCAGGTCAACGGCGACCTGCTGGAGACGCTGCTTGACGATGGCTACACGCCCGTCGCCTCCCCGCCGATGCTCGGCGACAACGGCGAGGACGCCGACCCCCGAAACGTCGCCGTGAATACGGACGCCGACCGCGCGTCGGCCGCCGTCGCGGCGGAACTCGGCGGGACGCTCGTCTCGCTGACCGACGTGGAGGGCGTCTACCGCGACCCCGACGATTCTTCGACGCTCATCGAACGCGTCGAGACGCCCGAAGAGTACGCAGAACTGAAAGACGCCGCCGAGGGCTTCATGGGCCGGAAGGTCATGGCGGCGACGGAGGCACTGGAGGGCGGCGCAAGCGAAGTCGTCGTCGCCAGCGCCAACGCCGACCAGCCCATCCGGTCTGCCGTCGAGGGCGGCGGCACGCATATCCTGCCCAGCGCGCTTCCTAAGGACGATTAA